The DNA window AAATTTACAGACTTTACAAATACAAACGTATATGCTACGATAAACTATAGTCATAAACAAAAACACCGTGACGAAGAGAGTACATGCACGACTGTCATTACAGAGAATTCCCGGAGGCTGAGAGGGAAGTGACAAGGTGAATGGAAGATGGCTTCTGAGAGGCGCACCGAGCCGGAAGGTTAGGCTGCGACAGGATCCGCCTGTTATAGCGGCAGAGTATAGCAGTACAGCAGTACTTGGCGAGGTTTCTTTCGTGAGAAAGAGACGAAGAGAAGTGGTAACACGGTATCATATCCGTCTTCTTACAAACAGTAAGAAGGCGGTTTTTTTACGCGAGCAACGAGCCAAAGTCCGTGCTTGCACGAGACCTTGGCGACTGCCGCGGTAACCTGAGAAACTCGCGGAGCGTGTTTCTCATAGTATGCGTGAGCAAGGAGGAACCAAACATGGCAAAAGAAAAATTTTATATGACAACGGCGATCGCCTACACATCCGGTAAACCGCATATCGGAAATACCTATGAGATCGTACTGGCAGACAGTATCGCCCGCTTCAAAAGACAGCAGGGATACGATGTATTCTTCCAGACCGGTACTGACGAGCATGGTCAGAAGATCGAGCTGAAAGCCGAAGAAGCAGGCATCACACCGAAGGAATATGTAGATAACGTATCTACAGAGATCAAAAGAATCTGGGATCTGATGAACACTTCTTATGACAAGTTCATCCGTACCACAGATGATTATCATGAAAAACAGGTACAGAAGATTTTCAAAAAGCTGTACGATCAGGGAGATATCTACAAAGGACATTACGAAGGAATGTACTGTACCCCGTGCGAATCCTTCTTCACAGAGTCTCAGCTGGTAGACGGAAAATGTCCGGACTGCGGACGTCCGTGTACACCGGCAAAAGAAGAAGCATATTTCTTTAAAATGAGTAAATACGCTCCGCGCCTGATCAAATATATTAACGAACATCCGAAGTTCATCCAGCCGGTATCCAGAAAGAACGAGATGATGAACAATTTCCTGCTTCCTGGACTGCAGGATCTGTGTGTATCCCGTACTTCCTTCAGCTGGGGTATACCGGTAGACTTTGATCCGAAACATGTAACTTATGTATGGCTGGATGCGCTGACCAACTACATCACCGGTATCGGCTATGACTGCGACGGCAACAGCTCCGAATTGTTCAACAAAAACTGGCCGGCAGACCTGCATCTGATCGGTAAAGATATCATCCGTTTCCATACGATTTACTGGCCGATCTTCCTGATGGCTCTGGATCTGCCTCTGCCAAAACAGGTATTTGGTCATCCGTGGCTGTTACAGGGCGATGGCAAGATGAGTAAATCCAAAGGAAATGTGATCTATGCCGATGATCTGGTAGATTTCTTCGGTGTAGATGCTGTCCGTTATTTCGTTTTGCATGAGATGCCGTTTGAAAACGATGGTGTGATCACCTGGGAGCTGATGGTAGAGAGACTGAACTCTGATCTGGCCAACACCCTGGGTAACCTGGTAAACCGTACCATCTCCATGTCCAACAAATATTTTAACGGTGTGGTAACAAAAACAGGTGTGGAAGAAGACGTAGACGCTGATCTGAAAGCAGTCGTAACAGGAACCAAGGCAAAAGTAGCTGCCAAGATGGAAGACCTGCGTGTGGCGGATTCTATCACAGAGATCTTCAACCTGTTCAAACGCTGCAACAAATACATTGACGAGACCATGCCATGGGCACTGGCAAAAGACGAAGCGAAAAAAGACCGTCTGGCAGAAGTTCTGTACAACCTTGTAGAAAGTATCACCATCGGTGCTTCTCTGCTGGAATCCTTCATGCCGGAAACCACAGAAAAGATCCTGGCTCA is part of the Blautia faecicola genome and encodes:
- the metG gene encoding methionine--tRNA ligase: MAKEKFYMTTAIAYTSGKPHIGNTYEIVLADSIARFKRQQGYDVFFQTGTDEHGQKIELKAEEAGITPKEYVDNVSTEIKRIWDLMNTSYDKFIRTTDDYHEKQVQKIFKKLYDQGDIYKGHYEGMYCTPCESFFTESQLVDGKCPDCGRPCTPAKEEAYFFKMSKYAPRLIKYINEHPKFIQPVSRKNEMMNNFLLPGLQDLCVSRTSFSWGIPVDFDPKHVTYVWLDALTNYITGIGYDCDGNSSELFNKNWPADLHLIGKDIIRFHTIYWPIFLMALDLPLPKQVFGHPWLLQGDGKMSKSKGNVIYADDLVDFFGVDAVRYFVLHEMPFENDGVITWELMVERLNSDLANTLGNLVNRTISMSNKYFNGVVTKTGVEEDVDADLKAVVTGTKAKVAAKMEDLRVADSITEIFNLFKRCNKYIDETMPWALAKDEAKKDRLAEVLYNLVESITIGASLLESFMPETTEKILAQLNGEKRSYEELDQFGLYPSGNKVTDKPEILFQRLDLKEILEKVEAMKAAQAKTEVPEEPVIDIDAKEEITFDDFGKMQFQVGEIIACEEVKKSRKLLCSQVKIGSQVKQIVSGIKGHYTAEEMVGKKVMVLVNLKPAKLAGVLSEGMLLCAEDADGNLSLMVPEKKMPAGAEIC